The DNA segment GGATGGCGCATAAAAAAGGAGGCGGTTCTTCTCGCAATGGACGTGACTCGAAACCCAAAATGCTGGGCGTGAAACGTTTCGCAGGAGAGCAGGTAACCGCTGGGACAATCATCGTCAGGCAGAGAGGTACCAGGATTCATCCCGGGGAGAACGTTGGTCTCGGCAGAGACCACACCCTTTATGCCCTGATAGATGGCCAGGTGGTTTTTGAACCCTATGATAAAACTCGCCGTCAGGCCAGCGTGAGGGCTAGCTAATTATGAAAGAAAAAATCCATCCAAAATATTTTGAAGATGCCGAGGTAATTTGTTCCTGCGGCAACATTATTACTACCGGTTCGGTAAGAAAAACCACCAAGG comes from the Dehalococcoidales bacterium genome and includes:
- the rpmA gene encoding 50S ribosomal protein L27, whose product is MAHKKGGGSSRNGRDSKPKMLGVKRFAGEQVTAGTIIVRQRGTRIHPGENVGLGRDHTLYALIDGQVVFEPYDKTRRQASVRAS